The Acidaminococcus fermentans DSM 20731 sequence GGGGACGGATAAGGAATGATATCAGGAGCCGTGAAAACGGCACCTGATTTTTCACGAAAAAATGTTGACAGGAACATAAGATAAGTGTTATAATCTAAAAATTTGACTTTCTGCTGCTTCCGTGCTACAATAAATACAGTTGTAGTTGTTGTATCGACTCTGTACGTAAGGAGGTAGCAGAATGTTTACAGTGGGAGACAAGGTGCTGTACCCCATGCATGGGGCAGCTGTGATAAAGAATGTGGAGCAGAAGCAGATCGACGGCCATCCGGTGAATTATTTCGTACTGAAGATGCTGCTCAGCGATATGAAGGTCCTGATCCCGGAAGTCAATGTGGATAAAATCGGGCTCCGCCCCATTGTGAACAAAGCCATTCTCCCCAAGGTGGAGGATGTGCTGAAGGCCCGCCCGGAAAACAAGATGAAGCGGATCACCTGGAACCGCCGGTACAACATGTACGTGGATAAAATGAAGACCGGGGACATCTTTGAAGTGGCCGATGTGGTCCGGACCCTGGCCGTACAGGAAACGGAAAAGAAACTGTCCGCCGGAGAACGGCGGCTGCTGACCACCGCCAAGCAGATCCTCCTCAGCGAATTCATGCTGGTGGAAAGCGTGGACGAAGAAAAAAGTGAAAAGTGGCTGGATCAATTTGTCTGAAAGGGGTGCACGAGAAGTGCATCCCATTTTTTACACTTTCTTCCAATTTCTGTTGCAATCTCTTTTCTTTATTTTCGTATTATTGTACAATAAAGTTTAGAATATTATACAAGGAGGTGAAACTATGGTTGAAAAAATCATCAAATTTGTCATTATCCTGATTTTCGCTGCCCTGGGTGTTTTCCTTATGGAAATCGCGACCCCTCTGCTGGGTGAATTTGTGTCTTCCGATACCCTGAAACTGGGCTTTCTGGGAGTGACGCCCCTGAATCTGATCATGGGGATCATCGGTGCCCTGATCTTCGGCTATATCGGCAAAGCAGCCGCCACGCCCCTGATCCATTACACCCTCCATTATTCCGAAATCCTGGCTTCCTATCTGGCTGATCTGCCCACCGGGGACATCTTTGTCCTGTCCATCGGAGTGATTACCGGGCTGATCGTGGCCACCCTGCTGGGGACGGCCTTTTCCCGGCTGCCCATTGTGGGACCCTATATTTCCCTGATCTTCAGCATCATGGGGGCCATCATCGGGGCCAAAGTGGCTTTGAACAAACGCGAGGATATCCTTTTATTCTTCAATCGAGTCTGGTTTGCCCGGAACAAGGACAATACCCGGAAAAACAATACTCGGAATGCTTCCCGCACTTATAAACTGTTGGATACCAGCGTTCTCATCGACGGCCGCATCCTGGATGTGATCCGCCTGGGCTTTTTGGAAGGGGTCATCGTGATCCCCAAATTCGTCCTGGAAGAACTCCAGAAAATCGCTGATTCCGGGGATACCTTGAAACGGAACCGGGGCCGGCGGG is a genomic window containing:
- a CDS encoding PIN/TRAM domain-containing protein, whose protein sequence is MVEKIIKFVIILIFAALGVFLMEIATPLLGEFVSSDTLKLGFLGVTPLNLIMGIIGALIFGYIGKAAATPLIHYTLHYSEILASYLADLPTGDIFVLSIGVITGLIVATLLGTAFSRLPIVGPYISLIFSIMGAIIGAKVALNKREDILLFFNRVWFARNKDNTRKNNTRNASRTYKLLDTSVLIDGRILDVIRLGFLEGVIVIPKFVLEELQKIADSGDTLKRNRGRRGLDIVRAIQADKNAVVEIAEKDYDDITEVDTKLVRLAKERGGMVATNDFNLSKVAEIQGVRVLNINDLANALKQSVLPGEELQIYLAKEGKEPGQAIGYLDDGTMVVVEGGKRCVNFTVPVTVTSVLQTSAGRMIFAKLK
- a CDS encoding CarD family transcriptional regulator — protein: MFTVGDKVLYPMHGAAVIKNVEQKQIDGHPVNYFVLKMLLSDMKVLIPEVNVDKIGLRPIVNKAILPKVEDVLKARPENKMKRITWNRRYNMYVDKMKTGDIFEVADVVRTLAVQETEKKLSAGERRLLTTAKQILLSEFMLVESVDEEKSEKWLDQFV